The genomic region ACACCCAATCCCATAAGGTTGCTAGTTTTATTGCTCGATGAACAAGTTTGTTGCTGTGAGGACAGCGCGGCGGTTTGCTGCTGACACTAGTTTCTTGTTTGTTGCCGTTGTGGATGACTTCTTTCAAATCCTCCAATTCTGCTTGAAGATCATCAAAGGTGGAAAAGACGTCCGTCCGACGTGGATGTCTGCAGCGTAGTCCCCA from Lasioglossum baleicum chromosome 2, iyLasBale1, whole genome shotgun sequence harbors:
- the LOC143217792 gene encoding uncharacterized protein LOC143217792; the protein is MDSRNVDERIYIPRAKRNGIKTQLSLFEKFLREFPDPPNILWGLRCRHPRRTDVFSTFDDLQAELEDLKEVIHNGNKQETSVSSKPPRCPHSNKLVHRAIKLATLWDWVSFVRHKLQKFDD